A DNA window from Pseudomonas resinovorans NBRC 106553 contains the following coding sequences:
- a CDS encoding methylamine dehydrogenase light chain, translating into MRWFDEATELFTRRTARETSRRGFLGGLGTLLAGVGATTLLPVYRSNAFAQSASGLVAEGDSNSCDYWRYCAIDGFLCGCCGGSPTSCPPGTVRSDITWIGTCRNPADGKDYVISYNDCCGKGNCGRCVCQRDEGDTPLYRPQSSNDINWCSGSHADMPYHCSLSVVIGVKE; encoded by the coding sequence ATCCGATGGTTTGACGAAGCCACCGAACTCTTCACCCGGCGCACGGCGCGGGAAACCTCCCGGCGCGGGTTCCTTGGCGGGCTCGGCACGTTGCTGGCCGGCGTCGGCGCGACCACGCTGCTGCCGGTGTATCGCAGTAACGCCTTCGCCCAATCCGCCAGCGGCCTGGTGGCGGAGGGCGACTCCAACAGCTGCGACTACTGGCGCTACTGCGCCATCGACGGCTTCCTCTGTGGCTGCTGCGGCGGTTCGCCCACCAGTTGCCCGCCCGGCACCGTGCGCTCGGACATCACCTGGATCGGCACCTGCCGCAACCCGGCGGACGGCAAGGACTACGTGATCTCCTACAACGACTGCTGCGGCAAGGGCAATTGCGGACGCTGCGTGTGCCAGCGCGACGAAGGCGACACGCCGCTGTACCGGCCGCAGAGCTCCAACGACATCAACTGGTGCTCCGGCAGTCACGCAGACATGCCCTATCACTGCTCCCTGTCGGTGGTGATCGGGGTGAAGGAATAG
- the mauD gene encoding methylamine dehydrogenase accessory protein MauD: MTYALMISCIFSWLTTLGLAIAVWALARQIGLLHERIRPVGALSLGKSIKAGETAPRFNLPSLTGGSVNLGGASERGRSTLLFFLSETCPVCKTLLPVLRSVRGREGARLRVVLASDGEVAAHEAFIAAQRLQDFPYLLSREVGLAYQISKLPYAVLIDAAGSVAAHGLVNTREHLESLFEAQALGVSSIQAWQASRQAAEPSLYQQVH; encoded by the coding sequence ATGACCTACGCACTGATGATCTCCTGCATCTTCTCCTGGCTGACCACCCTGGGCCTGGCCATCGCCGTCTGGGCCCTGGCCCGCCAGATCGGCCTGCTGCACGAGCGCATCCGCCCGGTGGGTGCGCTGTCCCTGGGCAAGTCCATCAAGGCGGGCGAGACCGCGCCGCGCTTCAACCTGCCCAGCCTCACCGGCGGCTCGGTCAACCTGGGCGGGGCCAGCGAGCGGGGCCGGTCGACCCTGTTGTTCTTCCTCTCCGAGACCTGCCCGGTGTGCAAGACCCTGCTGCCGGTACTGCGCTCGGTACGCGGGCGGGAGGGGGCGCGGTTGCGCGTCGTGCTGGCCAGCGACGGTGAGGTCGCTGCCCATGAGGCCTTCATCGCCGCCCAGCGGCTTCAGGACTTCCCCTACCTGCTGTCCCGCGAGGTGGGCCTGGCCTACCAGATCAGCAAGCTGCCCTATGCGGTGCTGATCGACGCCGCCGGCAGCGTGGCCGCCCATGGCCTGGTCAACACCCGCGAGCACCTGGAAAGCCTGTTCGAGGCCCAGGCCCTGGGCGTGTCCTCGATCCAGGCCTGGCAGGCCTCGCGGCAGGCGGCCGAACCTTCCCTCTACCAGCAGGTGCACTGA
- a CDS encoding MauE/DoxX family redox-associated membrane protein gives MVIAAFLQDPLVHFASAGGLSLLLGSAGLHKVRDGQGFALVLRGYGAAFGGPLMKLNGLFKVLVPALELLAAAGVVASVWWPLAALPAVALLALYAVVLALAARRGAAIQDCGCHWGGRPQAPGLALALRNLVLLLPALTLLLPTMSRPLVWFDAISLAGALCGGLALYLLANLLVANRTSLHELNTP, from the coding sequence TTTCTCCAGGACCCCCTGGTCCACTTCGCCAGCGCGGGCGGCCTGTCGTTGCTGCTGGGCTCCGCCGGCCTGCACAAGGTCCGCGACGGCCAGGGCTTCGCCCTGGTGCTGCGGGGCTACGGTGCGGCGTTCGGCGGCCCACTGATGAAGCTGAACGGGCTGTTCAAGGTGCTGGTGCCGGCCCTCGAACTGCTGGCTGCCGCCGGCGTCGTGGCGAGTGTCTGGTGGCCCCTGGCGGCTTTGCCAGCCGTGGCGCTGCTGGCGCTCTATGCCGTGGTGCTCGCCCTGGCGGCGAGGCGCGGAGCGGCAATCCAGGACTGTGGCTGCCACTGGGGCGGCCGCCCCCAGGCGCCCGGTTTGGCCCTGGCGCTGCGCAACCTGGTGCTGCTGTTGCCCGCCCTGACCCTGCTGCTGCCGACCATGAGCCGCCCCCTGGTGTGGTTCGACGCCATCAGCCTGGCCGGCGCCCTGTGTGGCGGCCTGGCCCTCTACCTGCTGGCGAACCTGCTGGTCGCCAATCGGACTTCCCTGCACGAGTTGAACACGCCATGA